From the Lolium rigidum isolate FL_2022 chromosome 2, APGP_CSIRO_Lrig_0.1, whole genome shotgun sequence genome, one window contains:
- the LOC124687593 gene encoding protein BOLA1, chloroplastic-like has translation MMGSRGTTAVLSRAARMRQKLQSALEASTLDIEDVSYQHAGHAAVKDNANETHFNIKVISPKFEGQSLVKRHRMVYDLLTDELNSGLHAISIVAKTPTESGS, from the coding sequence ATGATGGGTTCACGAGGTACCACTGCTGTGCTGTCGAGAGCTGCTCGGATGAGGCAAAAGCTGCAGTCTGCTTTGGAGGCCAGTACGCTTGATATTGAAGATGTTTCTTACCAACATGCTGGGCATGCAGCTGTGAAGGACAATGCAAACGAGACACATTTTAACATCAAGGTAATTTCACCGAAGTTTGAGGGCCAGAGCCTTGTGAAGCGTCACAGGATGGTGTATGATCTCTTGACCGATGAGTTGAACTCGGGTCTTCATGCTATCTCCATTGTTGCGAAAACTCCAACGGAGTCTGGATCATGA
- the LOC124692521 gene encoding DEAD-box ATP-dependent RNA helicase 47A-like has translation MRLIIGQVHRNVLALASSRSCFVVGDHLPSRMLSLPRAARFHQSAWRGSQAVEDSGSALTLANLDVQSKADYVKKERVPRTGGPRPSSRDTSYSVKPKKVYPPKTALPKLPVVKKKLKIDEALFSASSFEELGLPPLLIDRLNKEGLTSPTEVQSASIPVIAQRHDVVIQSYTGSGKTLAYLLPILSEIGPLKRAGEQGKSDKRTGIEAVVVAPSRELGMQIVREVEKILGPDDKRLVQQLVGGANRSRQEEALKKNKPIIVVGTPGRISEISAAGKLQTHNCRFLVLDEVDQLLSFNYREDMHRILEHVGRRSGTSSSSGILGPLARRSERQTILVSATIPFSVIRAAKSWGHDPVLVRAKSAVPLDSIAVPRPMLSQGEPGSDPAMSVNQAAVNSLPPSLEHYYCTSKAQHKVDTLRRCIHALEAQTVIAFMNNTKPLKDVVFKLEARGIKAIELHGDLGKLARSTVLKKFKAGEFRVLVTNELSARGLDVPECDLVINLDQPTDSTHYAHRAGRTGRLGRKGTVVSICEESEAFIIRKMRKQLGVPIKPCDFTEGQINVHKEEDVE, from the coding sequence ATGAGGCTAATTATCGGGCAAGTTCATCGGAACGttcttgctttggcatcatcccgGTCATGCTTCGTCGTCGGCGACCACCTTCCATCCAGAATGCTGTCGCTGCCGCGTGCAGCTCGGTTTCATCAGAGTGCTTGGAGGGGCAGCCAAGCTGTCGAGGATAGCGGCAGCGCGCTGACCCTAGCTAACCTTGACGTCCAAAGCAAAGCTGACTATGTGAAGAAAGAAAGGGTGCCACGAACCGGAGGTCCGAGGCCAAGCTCAAGAGACACCTCCTACAGTGTGAAACCAAAGAAGGTTTATCCGCCTAAGACTGCCTTACCGAAGTTGCCGGTGGTGAAGAAGAAACTGAAGATTGATGAGGCTTTGTTCTCCGCGAGTTCATTTGAAGAGCTCGGTTTGCCGCCGTTGCTCATTGACCGGCTGAACAAGGAAGGCCTGACTTCTCCAACCGAGGTCCAGTCTGCTTCCATTCCTGTCATAGCACAAAGGCATGACGTGGTCATCCAATCGTATACTGGGTCGGGGAAAACCCTTGCGTACCTTCTCCCTATCCTTTCTGAAATAGGTCCCCTGAAGAGGGCTGGAGAGCAGGGCAAATCTGACAAGAGAACAGGTATAGAAGCAGTTGTTGTTGCTCCTTCAAGAGAATTAGGAATGCAGATAGTGCGAGAGGTGGAAAAGATCTTGGGTCCTGATGACAAGAGGCTTGTGCAGCAGCTTGTTGGCGGTGCTAACCGTTCGAGGCAAGAAGAAGCATTGAAGAAGAACAAGCCAATTATTGTTGTTGGAACACCTGGCCGTATTTCAGAAATTTCAGCAGCCGGCAAGCTACAGACACATAACTGTCGGTTTCTTGTACTGGATGAAGTCGACCAGCTTTTGTCATTTAATTACCGCGAGGATATGCATAGAATACTAGAGCATGTTGGTAGGAGATCTGGCACTTCATCTTCTAGTGGCATCCTTGGTCCACTTGCTAGGCGGTCTGAGCGTCAGACAATCTTGGTATCAGCAACAATACCGTTTTCAGTTATACGTGCAGCCAAGAGTTGGGGTCATGACCCAGTTCTTGTTAGGGCTAAGAGTGCTGTCCCTCTCGACTCAATTGCTGTTCCAAGGCCTATGCTGTCCCAGGGTGAACCAGGCTCCGATCCAGCAATGTCCGTTAATCAAGCTGCAGTTAACAGCTTGCCTCCGTCATTGGAGCATTACTACTGTACATCGAAGGCTCAACACAAAGTTGACACCTTAAGGAGATGCATCCATGCTCTGGAAGCACAGACGGTGATTGCATTTATGAACAACACCAAGCCACTGAAGGATGTTGTATTTAAGTTGGAGGCCCGTGGGATAAAAGCTATCGAGCTACATGGAGATCTTGGGAAGCTTGCAAGGTCAACGGTCTTGAAAAAGTTCAAGGCAGGTGAATTCAGAGTTCTAGTCACGAACGAGTTATCCGCTAGAGGACTGGATGTGCCAGAATGCGACCTTGTGATTAACCTGGATCAGCCAACAGACTCTACACACTACGCCCACAGAGCTGGTCGGACTGGACGTCTTGGGCGGAAAGGGACTGTGGTTTCAATATGTGAAGAAAGCGAGGCATTTATTATAAGAAAAATGCGGAAGCAATTGGGTGTGCCCATCAAGCCATGTGATTTCACTGAAGGCCAGATTAACGTTCATAAGGAGGAGGATGTGGAATAA